The Scophthalmus maximus strain ysfricsl-2021 chromosome 7, ASM2237912v1, whole genome shotgun sequence genome includes a window with the following:
- the LOC118315943 gene encoding cyclin-dependent kinase inhibitor 1C-like, with protein MSNVQLSCSALERLVARRTFPLHRRTSVCRSLFGPVDHDELSQEMKAKMQEISERDQQRWNFNFAANTPLDGDYEWQEVPVDKTPAFYQDSVQNDRTRVPETPVKLRPSSDSTVPETPRTDVQERLAVPESSSTPSQVEVNQENRADKLNSGKQGHRQVPCARRKRAATTDNNNTHITDFFVKRRRAADRKPSDASACHLSVSPIPVEQTPRKRIR; from the exons ATGTCCAACGTCCAGTTATCGTGCAGCGCACTGGAGAGGCTGGTGGCCAGGAGGACCTTCCCTCTCCACAGACGCACCAGCGTCTGTCGCAGCCTCTTCGGGCCGGTGGATCACGACGAGCTGAGCCAGGAGATGAAAGCCAAGATGCAGGAGATTTCCGAGCGCGACCAGCAGAGGTGGAACTTTAATTTCGCGGCCAACACCCCGCTGGATGGGGATTACGAGTGGCAAGAGGTGCCCGTGGATAAGACCCCGGCGTTTTACCAGGACTCTGTACAAAACGACAGGACCCGGGTGCCCGAGACCCCCGTCAAGCTGAGGCCGTCCTCGGACTCCACGGTGCCGGAGACGCCCCGCACGGACGTACAGGAGCGCCTGGCCGTGCCCGAAAGCAGCAGCACTCCCTCACAGGTGGAGGTCAACCAAGAGAACCGCGCGGACAAGCTCAACTCAGGGAAGCAGGGTCACAGACAGGTCCCGTGTGCGCGACGCAAGAGGGCAGCGaccactgacaacaacaacacacacatcacag ACTTCTTCGTGAAACGAAGGAGGGCCGCTGACAGAAAACCCAGCGACGCGAGTGCCTGCCACCTCTCCGTGTCCCCGATCCCGGTGGAGCAGACTCCGCGAAAGAGGATCCGTTGA